CGAGTATCACCAGAACGTTGAGATTGATTTTCAAAACGTCGTTCTGACCAATGCTCTGCAATCATACTTTGCCTCCATAATGCGAATGTGCTGATTGAATATTAGTGTTTACAGCTTTCTGGGCTTTTTATTTAACCTGAAAATGGTTTAGCCCGAAAACTATCATTTTTCAGGCGGATAACCAAATAGATACCGTTGATAACTGAGATAAAACTTATGCGTTGTCAGGGTCTTCCAATGTAATCTCGTCCAAACTTAGCTCAAAGCTTGGAACATAGGTTTCCATAAAGTAACTGACTTCGTCTGACTGATAATTTTTCAGCAGGTTATCAAGGCGCTTTTTAGCAAGTTGAAATTCCTGATTGCCAGCAGAGAGTTCTTCCAGCGTTTTTAAATAAGCACAGATCACATCGGCAGCTTTAATGATGAACTTCTCATCGGGGTGGCAGTTGTCCTGATTGATGAGATCTGCATAGTCATCGTGAAATGCTTCTGGTGTCATATCAATCAGTTTTTGTTCTGCTATTTTTTCTATCTTTTTGTATTCATCCTGAATTGCTTTGTTGAAATATTTTACGGGGTTGGGAAGATCCCCCGTCAACACTTCTGATACATCATGAAACATGGCTAAGGTCGCGACTCTGTTTGCATCAAGTTCACCATTAAAAAAACGATTTTTAATCAACGCTAAAGCATGAGCTACCATGGCAACTTGCAGGCTGTGTTCCTGAACATTTTCACGATAAACATTACGCATTAAAGGCCAACGGTTAATGAGTTTCATGCGGGAAAGATGAGCGAAAAAATGACTATGTTTCATGTTGTCCTTGTTTGGGATAGCGTTGAGAGACTGAAGAGGAGCTAAGCCACTCTATTTTTAAAATGATTGCTGCTTAAGGGTAATACACTCGGGATTATCTTGTTAAGCCTTTAAACGTAAACTGTGCAAAACTTGTTTACATTCCTTATTTGATGTTGGTCTGAAAACGCTCTAATTTGCATAATAATTGTTCAAATTGTTTTGCGAGTGATATTCGATGGCTTTACCGTTATTAGGCTTGGGTGCTGCAATTGTTGCAGCCTATGCGGGAGGGAAAATATCCGAGAATAAACAAAAATCTGCTGGTATTGTGGGTGCATTCCCGGGCGAGACAAAGCTCCAGATTACGCCTGTTGATGGCGCCATCCTGATATGTGGTGTGTATGGTTTTTTTGAACATAGCGGCATTTGGTGCGATGGAAAAATCGTGGAATTAAAAGGTAACGGATTGGTTAGAGCGATTTCTCCTGAGCGATTTGTCGGTGAGCGTAGTGGCGACACTATTTATATCGCGGGTGATGCTTCGGGCAATCCTTTTGTTGGCGCTGAGGCTATGCAGCGCGCCGTAGCTGAGGTGTATCAGTATTATGATTATGATGTTATCAAGTGCAATTGCCATCAGTTTAGCTGGCGTTGTGTTTCTGGCAGTACGGAAGTATTGACTCGTTTTTCTGAATTAAACGCTAAACTTTCAAGCTATTTTTCCAGCCCTGTTTATTGGTATCCCATGTCATCCTGCTAAATTTAGTCCCACTTAAATGTGTATATAAAGTCGTTTTTTTAAACCGTTTTTGTATATGTCTGGCGTATTTCTTAACTTTAGACAAAGCTTATTTTGATTAAAAAGTGTTCGTGAGTGATGTTCGGGTTCTTGGTGGGTTCGAATTAAGCTTTGGAGGCATATATGCAATATAAGTTTTTACTTCAAAATATGAGTGAGAGTGATCAACTTCAAGCTGAGTTGGCGACGGTTGGGATCCATGATGATGACATTCATTTTGTTACCGAAAGAGCGGATGATTTTGCTGGGCATAATGTGCATGCCGCTTCGATATTTGAGGAGCGTGATTTAATTCATAGTTCTATACGAGGTGCTATCGTCGGTGTGTTTATTGGCGCAATAGTGTCTTTATTGGCTTATACGTTTCAGCCCTATGGCTGGGATGTGCAACCTATCAATATTGCATTGCTGGTTTTACTTTTCACCGGGTTTGGTGGTTGGCTTGGTGGGTTATTTGGGATAAGTCATCGCAATTATCGTATCAGCCAGTATGAGGATGAACTACAAGAAGGGAAAGCTATCATGCTGGTTTATACCGACAATGAACATGCAAGAGAAGCGAGACGTATCGTCGAACATTATCATCCAGAGGCTCAATACCTGGGACAGGACAGTAGTTTTGATAATCCTTTCAAGTCGCGAAAAGTGGCTGAATTGGAAGACTAGAAAATCAGTAAATGATGAAAAACAAAAAGGGTAAGCTAAATGCTTACCCTTTTTTCATGTTCAGAATTTATCTGAGTCTTTTCATTATTTAGAAGTGCGTCTACGCAACCATAC
Above is a window of Paraneptunicella aestuarii DNA encoding:
- the yfbR gene encoding 5'-deoxynucleotidase, which codes for MKHSHFFAHLSRMKLINRWPLMRNVYRENVQEHSLQVAMVAHALALIKNRFFNGELDANRVATLAMFHDVSEVLTGDLPNPVKYFNKAIQDEYKKIEKIAEQKLIDMTPEAFHDDYADLINQDNCHPDEKFIIKAADVICAYLKTLEELSAGNQEFQLAKKRLDNLLKNYQSDEVSYFMETYVPSFELSLDEITLEDPDNA